One genomic region from Tachysurus vachellii isolate PV-2020 chromosome 22, HZAU_Pvac_v1, whole genome shotgun sequence encodes:
- the shisa10.1 gene encoding protein shisa-5, whose translation MSSTISIVLAFTATLLFTAVADDCDSYYTAAGIYKKSQDCKPWQFCCGTCDNRYCCPDPFSKLTLDCDFMEYSNTIPLAAGIASMIIFIILIIACCVCPCCCLYQMCRKPRPVMATTTTTIVNTQYPQQQPPNPATQYPAYQPVPAQPGYSAQPGYGGQAMPAAPYQGQPYVPGPPPPYQESGGYPAPYSQAAFDGSHAPYPLNPLGQPSFPHPPPTTDYNAAQPPFNPAYLEQPKTGY comes from the exons ATGTCCTCGACCATCAGCATCGTCCTGGCCTTTACTGCCACTTTACTTTTCACCGCAGTTG CTGATGACTGCGACAGTTACTACACTGCGGCTGGTATTTACAAGAAATCCCAGGATTGTAAACCTTGGCAGTTCTGCTGTGGTACCTGTGATAATCGCTATTGCTGCCCAGATCCCTTCAGCAAACTTACTCTGGACTGCGATTT TATGGAGTACAGCAACACCATTCCCCTTGCTGCTGGTATAGCGAGTATGATCATCTTCATCATACTCATCATCGCCTGCTGTGTTTGCCCCTGCTGTTGCTTGTACCAAATGTGCAGAAAACCCAGAC cGGTGATGGCAACAACCACAACCACAATAGTAAATACACAGTATCCTCAGCAGCAGCCTCCAAACCCTGCTACTCAGTATCCAGCCTACCAGCCAGTTCCTGCACAGCCTGGCTACAGCGCCCAGCCCGGCTACGGAGGACAGGCCATGCCTGCTGCCCCGTATCAGGGTCAGCCTTATGTCCCAGGACCTCCTCCTCCATACCAGGAGAGCG GAGGATATCCCGCACCATACAGCCAGGCTGCCTTTGATGGTTCTCATGCTCCGTACCCTCTCAATCCCCTCGGGCAGCCCAGCTTCCCTCACCCACCTCCAACAACCGACTACAATGCAGCTCAGCCTCCATTTAACCCAGCCTACTTGGAGCAGCCCAAAACTGGATACTAA